A section of the Mycolicibacterium anyangense genome encodes:
- a CDS encoding winged helix-turn-helix transcriptional regulator has product MLGLIGDEWNLLIIQQALMGATRYSQFMARLPISNSVLTNRLRILVSDGMLTRREHASTRSRTEYLVTARSRSLWPALLSIWEWERNWVAEHRSTLPSMHHHLCGQSFAPVLRCDSCHAPAEHCDVTLSLGPSGAWERSAPAAATRRRSESDGGGRGAGMFPETMSVLGNRWAAALLLAAFLGSSRFTDFQSQLGAPPSLLAERLQTFCGIGVFATSPAERSGPERAAYLLTDKGRAFFPVLVAAVQWAQWWFQAPEGPALLLHHRGCQAPFTGELACDQCAQRLTGAHVGIATSAE; this is encoded by the coding sequence ATGCTTGGGCTGATCGGCGATGAATGGAACCTGCTGATCATCCAGCAGGCGCTGATGGGTGCCACCCGGTACAGCCAGTTCATGGCCCGGTTGCCGATCTCGAATTCGGTTCTGACCAACCGGCTTCGGATCCTGGTGAGCGACGGAATGCTGACCCGCCGTGAGCACGCCTCGACCCGGTCGCGCACCGAGTATCTGGTGACGGCACGGAGCCGCTCGCTATGGCCGGCACTGCTGTCGATCTGGGAGTGGGAACGTAACTGGGTCGCCGAGCATCGCTCGACCCTGCCGTCGATGCACCACCACCTGTGTGGTCAGTCGTTCGCGCCGGTGCTGCGATGCGACTCCTGCCATGCCCCGGCCGAACATTGCGATGTCACGCTCAGCCTGGGCCCCAGCGGCGCGTGGGAGCGCTCGGCGCCGGCCGCCGCGACACGCCGCCGGTCGGAGTCCGACGGCGGCGGCCGCGGCGCCGGGATGTTTCCGGAGACCATGAGTGTGCTCGGAAATCGTTGGGCGGCAGCGTTGTTGCTGGCGGCTTTCCTGGGCAGCAGCCGGTTCACCGACTTCCAGTCCCAGCTCGGCGCTCCTCCCAGCCTGCTGGCCGAACGGCTGCAGACCTTCTGCGGGATCGGCGTGTTCGCCACCTCGCCCGCCGAGCGCAGCGGCCCGGAACGGGCCGCCTATCTCCTCACCGACAAAGGCCGCGCGTTCTTCCCGGTACTCGTGGCGGCCGTGCAGTGGGCGCAGTGGTGGTTCCAGGCTCCCGAAGGCCCGGCGCTGCTCCTGCACCACCGCGGCTGCCAGGCGCCGTTCACCGGGGAGCTGGCCTGTGATCAGTGCGCGCAGCGTCTGACCGGTGCGCACGTCGGTATCGCTACTTCGGCGGAATGA
- a CDS encoding LpqN/LpqT family lipoprotein translates to MVAPVAAVMAAALAMSIAGCSEENKPAAAKCDTVSAPMTDIPTRTDQEPRMRIPQPQGWERTDKLDSETIRYALRNPNLSSDGFTPNAVVTLQKVGSDVGKPQQILDAQNQQLKTKLKVKDMTTTPGQVCGSPAQAVTYTAPAMGKIPARKATSLAVVFTSGDINYIATVTVQAIKADNPTYATDSAEIVKGFQIIPPK, encoded by the coding sequence GTGGTAGCACCTGTGGCGGCGGTGATGGCGGCCGCGCTGGCGATGTCGATTGCCGGCTGCTCGGAGGAGAACAAGCCGGCGGCGGCGAAATGTGACACGGTCTCGGCGCCGATGACCGACATCCCGACCCGCACCGACCAGGAGCCGCGGATGCGGATCCCGCAGCCGCAGGGCTGGGAGCGCACCGACAAGCTGGATTCCGAGACCATCCGCTACGCCCTGCGCAACCCGAACCTGTCCTCGGACGGCTTCACGCCCAACGCGGTGGTGACCCTTCAGAAGGTCGGCTCCGATGTCGGCAAGCCGCAGCAGATTCTCGACGCGCAGAACCAGCAGCTCAAGACCAAGCTGAAGGTCAAGGACATGACCACCACACCGGGCCAGGTGTGCGGGTCACCGGCGCAGGCCGTCACCTACACTGCACCGGCGATGGGCAAGATTCCCGCCCGCAAGGCGACCTCGCTGGCGGTGGTGTTCACCTCCGGTGACATCAACTACATCGCCACGGTCACCGTGCAGGCCATCAAGGCCGACAACCCCACCTACGCCACCGATTCGGCCGAGATCGTCAAGGGCTTCCAGATCATTCCGCCGAAGTAG
- a CDS encoding Hsp20/alpha crystallin family protein, whose translation MLRFDPFSDLDAMTRGLLSSQSGSDRSPRFMPMDLYKVDDHYVLTADLPGVDPGSVDVSVDNGTLTLTAHRSARSEDSVQWLTSERFFGTYRRQLSLGDGIDTTRISATYENGVLTVTIPLAERAKPRRIEVSHAAGSKPIEPTTIESS comes from the coding sequence GTGCTCCGCTTCGATCCGTTCAGTGACCTTGACGCCATGACCCGTGGCCTGCTGAGCAGCCAGTCCGGAAGCGACCGCAGTCCCCGGTTCATGCCGATGGATCTGTACAAGGTCGACGACCACTATGTCTTGACCGCCGATCTGCCGGGGGTCGACCCCGGCTCGGTCGATGTCAGCGTCGACAACGGCACCCTGACCCTGACGGCCCATCGGTCGGCCCGTTCGGAGGACTCGGTGCAGTGGCTGACCAGCGAGAGATTCTTCGGCACCTACCGCCGCCAGCTGTCGCTGGGCGACGGTATCGACACCACCAGGATCAGCGCTACCTACGAGAACGGTGTCCTGACCGTCACGATCCCGCTGGCCGAACGCGCGAAGCCGCGCCGCATCGAGGTCTCCCATGCTGCCGGCAGCAAGCCGATCGAACCCACCACCATCGAATCATCCTGA
- a CDS encoding GNAT family N-acetyltransferase, whose protein sequence is MSRFVEPAVLTGPAWVRLEPLGHNHIDEIAAAAADGDVGSLWFTSAPSPQSAAAWVDRMLAMQAADEGVTFVIRRRTDGVVVGSSSLFHVDAANRRLEIGHTWHAASARRTGVNTETKLVLLTHAFERLGCVAVEFRTHFFNQASRAAIERLGAKQDGILRSHQLLPDGSRRDTVVYSILDIEWPAVRNNLTFRLSRHA, encoded by the coding sequence ATGAGCCGGTTCGTCGAGCCCGCCGTGCTCACCGGCCCGGCCTGGGTGAGACTGGAGCCGTTGGGCCACAACCACATTGACGAAATCGCGGCTGCGGCCGCTGACGGTGACGTCGGGTCGCTGTGGTTCACTTCGGCGCCGTCCCCGCAGAGCGCCGCGGCCTGGGTGGACCGGATGCTGGCCATGCAGGCCGCCGACGAGGGTGTCACCTTCGTGATCCGGCGGCGTACCGACGGTGTGGTGGTCGGCTCCTCGAGCCTGTTCCATGTCGACGCCGCCAACCGGCGGCTCGAGATCGGCCACACCTGGCACGCGGCGTCGGCACGGCGAACCGGGGTCAACACCGAGACCAAACTCGTGCTGCTCACCCACGCCTTCGAACGGTTGGGCTGTGTGGCGGTGGAGTTCCGCACGCACTTCTTCAACCAGGCCAGCCGGGCGGCCATCGAACGGCTGGGTGCCAAGCAGGACGGCATCCTGCGCAGTCACCAACTGCTGCCCGACGGGTCGCGCCGCGACACCGTCGTCTACTCGATCCTCGACATCGAGTGGCCTGCGGTGCGCAACAACCTGACATTCCGGCTCAGCCGCCACGCGTGA
- a CDS encoding ABC-F family ATP-binding cassette domain-containing protein — MPTDSSLTLIDLGFVWPDGTVVLEDLNATFGTGSTGVVGDNGSGKSTLLRLIAGDLQPTLGRIVTAGEVGYLPQTLTLDVDTTIAEVLGVADALAALRAIEAGSTSEQDFDVLGDDWTVEQRAAEALAAIGFGVDALDRTVGQVSGGEAMLVAVTALRMRRAPITLLDEPTNNLDREARERLSALLAQWPGTLLVVSHDIDLLDRMDNTAEVYDRGLSLYGGPYRQWRSHRDQEQAAAARAVVAAEHAVRVEKRQRVEAETALAHRNRKAQKDYANRRAPKIVMNTWAMSAQVAAGKLRTNLDAKVAAAQDALQAAEARMRAEEQIRIDLPDPGVSARRRIAELPSAQDPFVIQGPERVAIVGPNGIGKTALLEGLIAGRSGRLLTDRVGYLPQRLDGLDERASVLDTVSAVAAQVDPALIRTRLARFLLRGDAVHRPVSALSGGERFRVALARLLLADPAPELVILDEPTNNLDITSVDQLVDALRSYRGAVLVVSHDDGFLGRLDLSRTLVMRIPGVLTAGG; from the coding sequence ATGCCCACCGACTCTTCCCTTACCCTGATCGACCTCGGTTTCGTCTGGCCGGACGGAACCGTCGTGCTCGAGGATCTCAATGCCACCTTCGGCACCGGCAGTACGGGTGTGGTCGGCGACAACGGCAGTGGCAAGTCCACGCTGTTGCGCCTGATCGCCGGTGACCTGCAGCCCACGTTGGGTCGCATCGTCACCGCCGGCGAGGTCGGCTACCTGCCCCAGACGTTGACGCTCGACGTCGACACCACGATCGCCGAGGTGCTCGGCGTCGCCGACGCGCTGGCCGCGCTGCGCGCCATCGAGGCGGGCAGCACCAGCGAGCAAGATTTCGACGTCCTCGGTGACGACTGGACCGTCGAGCAGCGCGCCGCTGAAGCGCTGGCCGCCATCGGATTCGGCGTCGACGCCCTGGACCGCACCGTCGGTCAGGTGTCGGGCGGAGAGGCCATGCTGGTGGCGGTGACGGCCCTGCGGATGCGGCGGGCACCGATCACGCTGCTCGATGAGCCGACCAACAACCTCGACCGCGAGGCACGCGAGCGGCTGTCGGCGCTGCTGGCGCAGTGGCCGGGCACCCTGCTGGTGGTCAGCCACGACATCGACCTGCTGGACCGGATGGACAACACCGCCGAGGTGTACGACCGCGGGCTGAGCCTATACGGCGGGCCGTATCGGCAGTGGCGCAGCCACCGCGATCAGGAGCAGGCCGCTGCGGCGCGCGCCGTCGTCGCGGCTGAACACGCCGTGCGGGTGGAGAAACGCCAGCGGGTCGAGGCCGAAACCGCACTCGCCCACCGGAACCGCAAGGCGCAGAAGGATTATGCGAACAGGCGTGCTCCCAAGATCGTGATGAACACCTGGGCGATGTCGGCGCAGGTGGCGGCAGGCAAGCTGCGCACCAACCTCGACGCCAAGGTGGCTGCCGCCCAGGATGCGCTGCAGGCCGCCGAGGCCCGGATGCGTGCCGAGGAGCAGATCCGCATCGACCTGCCCGATCCCGGCGTCTCCGCCCGTCGCCGCATCGCCGAATTACCCTCAGCGCAAGACCCTTTCGTGATACAGGGCCCTGAGCGGGTCGCGATCGTCGGCCCTAACGGCATCGGCAAGACTGCGCTGCTGGAAGGCCTCATCGCCGGTCGGAGCGGGCGGTTGTTGACCGACCGGGTCGGCTATCTGCCCCAGCGTCTGGACGGTCTCGACGAGCGGGCCAGCGTCCTGGACACCGTCAGCGCGGTGGCCGCACAGGTCGACCCCGCGCTGATCCGCACCCGGCTGGCGCGGTTCCTGCTGCGCGGCGATGCCGTGCATCGCCCGGTGTCCGCACTGTCCGGGGGCGAACGGTTCCGGGTCGCGCTGGCCCGGCTGCTGCTCGCCGATCCGGCGCCCGAGCTGGTGATTCTCGACGAGCCGACCAACAACCTGGACATCACCAGCGTCGACCAGCTCGTCGATGCGCTGCGCTCCTACCGGGGCGCGGTGCTCGTGGTCAGCCACGACGACGGCTTCCTGGGCCGGCTCGACCTGAGCCGGACGCTGGTCATGCGGATACCCGGCGTGCTGACCGCGGGGGGATAG
- a CDS encoding cupin domain-containing protein: protein MTDLPDWVRQLDMAPHPEGGFYKETWRSDLVLGESVLPPDYVGPRSAGTAILFVLLPGQQSAWHTVRSAELWFHHRGSPLLLEIGREQSSATPYVLGPDVSAGQHPQLIVPPGYWQRAEPRDDEATLVSCVVVPGFDFADFALSS from the coding sequence ATGACGGATCTCCCCGACTGGGTTCGGCAGCTCGACATGGCGCCCCATCCGGAAGGCGGCTTCTACAAGGAAACCTGGCGCAGCGACCTGGTTCTCGGCGAGTCGGTGCTGCCGCCGGACTACGTCGGTCCGCGCAGTGCCGGCACCGCGATCCTGTTCGTCCTGCTGCCCGGGCAGCAGTCCGCCTGGCACACCGTACGCAGCGCCGAGCTGTGGTTCCACCATCGTGGCAGCCCGCTGCTGCTGGAGATCGGCCGCGAACAGTCCAGTGCCACACCATATGTGCTGGGCCCTGACGTCAGTGCCGGGCAGCACCCGCAGCTGATCGTGCCGCCCGGCTATTGGCAGCGCGCCGAGCCCCGCGACGACGAGGCGACGCTGGTCAGTTGCGTGGTGGTGCCCGGGTTCGACTTCGCCGACTTCGCGCTCAGTTCCTGA
- a CDS encoding 3-keto-5-aminohexanoate cleavage protein — MASSSSDSPRPYVKACINGARTPDQHPGLPVSPQQLADAALAAHRAGAQAVHLHPKTPDGVDSLLADTVGAAVSAVRHAVPGLPLGVTTGFWALPDPQARLEAVRSWEVLPDFASVNWHEPGSEELAQLLLSRGLGVEVGIFHAEAAQSWARSEVAPHCLRVMIELQADGDTATADDLLARIRSAGSPAPVLLHGLDDSCWPLLRHAGVRGLQTRIGLEDTVLLPDGSPAPGNAELVAAAVQILGEIRN; from the coding sequence ATGGCTTCATCCTCTTCCGATTCCCCGCGTCCGTACGTCAAGGCCTGTATCAACGGTGCCCGCACCCCCGACCAGCATCCCGGCCTTCCGGTCAGCCCGCAGCAGCTCGCCGATGCCGCCCTCGCCGCCCACCGGGCCGGTGCGCAGGCCGTGCATCTGCACCCCAAGACGCCCGACGGGGTGGACTCGCTGCTGGCCGACACCGTGGGAGCGGCGGTGAGCGCGGTGCGCCACGCCGTCCCGGGGCTGCCGTTGGGGGTGACGACGGGTTTCTGGGCGCTGCCCGATCCGCAGGCGCGGCTGGAAGCGGTCCGGTCCTGGGAGGTGCTGCCGGATTTCGCGTCGGTGAACTGGCACGAACCCGGTTCCGAGGAACTGGCCCAGTTGCTGCTGAGCCGGGGACTCGGGGTGGAGGTCGGGATCTTCCATGCCGAGGCGGCGCAGTCGTGGGCGCGCTCGGAGGTGGCGCCGCACTGCCTGCGGGTGATGATCGAACTGCAGGCCGACGGTGACACCGCGACCGCCGATGATCTGCTGGCGCGCATCCGCAGCGCCGGGTCGCCGGCGCCGGTGCTGCTGCATGGCCTCGACGACAGCTGCTGGCCGCTGTTGCGGCATGCCGGTGTGCGCGGTCTGCAAACCCGCATCGGCCTGGAGGACACCGTGCTGCTGCCGGACGGATCGCCGGCGCCGGGCAATGCCGAACTGGTCGCGGCCGCCGTGCAGATCCTCGGTGAGATCAGGAACTGA
- a CDS encoding NAD-binding protein, with translation MHGHTIVCGDDALAMRIIDELNNAELSVVTLQSPDGLEAAGIGTADAIICAADDDALNLEIALLARQANPGVRVVTRLANTVLRKAMSDDNGPGAVLDIADLAAPSVVEALLERTTHTITAAGIDFVVSGATATHEDTLRSMYGDLAPVAIIRGEHSEHPGEVIACPGRDERVHPGDWTAMIGTAEELTERGIRIAKPIPSTPRERPLVVRVADAVRAFRDDLNPMFYRALAVAAGLLLGSTIMLRFAYKQPGMSWVDALYFSAETIATVGYGDFNFLQQPTWLRLWGIAMMFAGVATTAIVVAFVADVLLSRRLSQAASRQRIRHLHRHVVIVGLGSFGIRVATVLKAAGHDVAVIERNEDNRYLAAAAELELPVIFGDATLRQTLAAARLDDARAIAVLTQDDMVNIETGIVLREMFGPRTAPELHRPDVPIVLRIYDRALGAAVGQRFGFAYVRSTVDLATPWFIGAAMGLDVLGTFSVGQRSFMLGGVRVLPDSELDGLRMFELSTQTRVIAIEREGSPVRLHPRRETQLVAGDTAYLVGPYRELIDTMRKGQRASQPGRVTPTHWTG, from the coding sequence ATGCACGGCCACACCATCGTCTGCGGCGACGATGCGCTCGCGATGCGCATCATCGACGAGCTCAACAATGCCGAGCTCAGCGTGGTCACCCTGCAGTCCCCCGACGGGCTGGAAGCGGCTGGTATCGGCACCGCCGACGCGATCATCTGCGCCGCCGACGACGATGCCCTGAACCTCGAGATCGCCCTGCTTGCCCGACAGGCCAACCCGGGGGTCCGGGTGGTCACCCGGCTGGCCAACACCGTGCTGCGCAAGGCGATGTCCGACGACAATGGTCCCGGCGCGGTGCTGGACATCGCCGATCTGGCCGCCCCCTCGGTGGTCGAGGCACTGCTGGAACGCACCACGCACACGATCACCGCCGCCGGGATCGACTTCGTCGTCTCCGGTGCGACGGCCACTCACGAGGACACCCTGCGCTCGATGTACGGCGACCTCGCCCCAGTGGCCATCATCCGCGGCGAGCACTCCGAGCATCCCGGCGAGGTGATCGCCTGTCCCGGCCGTGACGAACGGGTGCACCCCGGCGACTGGACGGCGATGATCGGCACCGCCGAGGAGCTGACGGAGCGTGGCATCAGGATCGCCAAGCCGATACCGTCGACGCCGCGGGAACGACCGCTGGTGGTTCGCGTCGCTGACGCGGTGCGCGCCTTCCGCGACGACCTCAACCCGATGTTCTACCGGGCGCTGGCGGTGGCGGCCGGGCTGCTGCTGGGCTCGACGATCATGCTGCGCTTCGCCTATAAACAGCCTGGTATGAGTTGGGTTGACGCCCTGTACTTTTCGGCCGAGACCATCGCGACGGTGGGTTACGGCGACTTCAACTTCCTGCAGCAGCCGACCTGGCTTCGGCTGTGGGGTATCGCAATGATGTTCGCCGGTGTGGCCACCACCGCCATCGTGGTGGCCTTCGTCGCCGACGTGCTGCTGTCCCGGCGGCTGTCGCAGGCGGCCAGCAGGCAGCGCATCCGCCACCTGCACCGCCACGTCGTCATCGTCGGGCTGGGCTCGTTCGGGATCCGGGTGGCCACCGTGCTGAAGGCCGCCGGACATGACGTCGCGGTGATCGAGCGCAACGAGGACAACCGGTACCTGGCCGCAGCCGCCGAACTCGAACTCCCGGTGATCTTCGGCGACGCCACCCTGCGCCAGACGCTGGCGGCCGCCCGCCTCGACGACGCCCGGGCCATCGCGGTGCTCACCCAGGACGACATGGTCAACATCGAGACCGGCATCGTGCTGCGCGAAATGTTCGGCCCGCGCACCGCACCGGAGCTGCACCGCCCGGACGTCCCGATCGTCCTGCGCATCTACGACCGCGCCCTGGGGGCCGCCGTGGGCCAGCGGTTCGGCTTCGCCTACGTGCGCTCCACCGTCGATCTGGCCACGCCGTGGTTCATCGGCGCCGCGATGGGCCTCGACGTCCTGGGCACCTTCTCGGTAGGCCAGCGCTCGTTCATGCTCGGCGGCGTGCGGGTGCTGCCCGACAGCGAACTCGACGGGCTGCGGATGTTCGAGCTGTCCACCCAGACCCGGGTGATCGCCATCGAACGCGAGGGGTCGCCGGTGCGGTTGCATCCGCGCCGCGAGACCCAACTGGTCGCCGGGGACACCGCCTATCTGGTGGGGCCCTACCGCGAACTGATCGACACGATGCGCAAGGGCCAGCGGGCCTCGCAACCCGGCCGGGTCACGCCAACCCATTGGACGGGCTAA
- a CDS encoding universal stress protein: MVHSPAASGEIVVGVDGSASSNAAVRWAAAQGARRNIPLRLVHVAAAPSVTNVMLPVPAEFEQWQDTQAREVLREATELVAQVGAETGATVRIADTDIYHAAPVPTLIDLSKGAELIVVGSRGMGAFRRTLLGSASTGLLHHAHCPVAVIHDGPTPAPQLPVVVGVDGSPASVEAVTLAFAEAARLGVDLVAVHAWSDDSLFSVPGVDWAAVMVTEEEVLSQRLAGMAEDHPDVTVHRVVVRDQPARYLAEQAQGAQLLVVGSHGRGGFAGMLLGSVGTALAHTVTIPLIVARRY, translated from the coding sequence ATGGTGCACAGCCCCGCCGCATCCGGTGAGATCGTGGTCGGCGTCGACGGTTCGGCATCCTCGAACGCCGCGGTCCGGTGGGCCGCCGCTCAGGGTGCCCGCCGCAACATCCCACTGCGCCTGGTCCACGTCGCTGCCGCACCATCGGTCACCAACGTGATGCTGCCGGTGCCCGCCGAGTTCGAGCAGTGGCAGGACACCCAGGCCCGCGAAGTGTTGCGGGAGGCCACCGAGTTGGTCGCCCAGGTTGGGGCCGAGACCGGTGCCACCGTCCGCATCGCCGACACCGACATCTATCACGCTGCGCCGGTGCCGACGCTGATCGACCTGTCCAAGGGTGCTGAGCTGATCGTCGTGGGTAGCCGCGGCATGGGTGCCTTCCGGCGCACCCTGCTCGGGTCGGCCAGCACCGGCCTGCTGCACCATGCGCACTGCCCGGTGGCGGTGATCCACGACGGCCCGACCCCGGCGCCGCAGCTACCCGTGGTCGTCGGCGTGGACGGATCCCCGGCCTCGGTGGAGGCCGTCACACTCGCATTCGCCGAAGCCGCTCGCCTGGGCGTCGACCTGGTGGCCGTGCACGCCTGGAGTGACGACAGCCTGTTCTCGGTTCCGGGAGTGGACTGGGCGGCGGTCATGGTGACCGAAGAAGAAGTCTTGTCGCAGCGGTTGGCCGGGATGGCCGAGGACCACCCCGACGTCACCGTGCATCGCGTGGTGGTACGCGATCAGCCCGCGCGGTACCTGGCCGAGCAGGCCCAGGGCGCGCAGCTGCTGGTCGTGGGCAGCCACGGTCGTGGCGGGTTCGCCGGGATGCTGCTCGGCTCGGTCGGCACCGCGCTGGCCCACACCGTCACCATCCCCCTGATTGTCGCGCGTCGTTACTAG
- a CDS encoding response regulator codes for MITVFLVDDHEVVRRGLAELLGSDPELSVVGEAGTMTEALSRIPAARPDVAVLDIRLPDGSGIDLCRELLATQDQLRCLILTSFTDEQTMLDAILAGASGYVVKDIRGMELAQAIKAVGSGKSLLDNRAAAVLMSRLRRDTEQDERLRDLSATERTLLQLLGEGLTNREIGQRMFLAEKTVKNYVSRLLTKLGLSGRTQAALFAAETLGRSGV; via the coding sequence GTGATCACGGTGTTCCTGGTCGACGACCACGAAGTGGTGCGACGCGGTCTGGCCGAACTCCTCGGCAGCGATCCCGAACTGAGCGTGGTGGGCGAGGCCGGCACGATGACCGAAGCCCTGTCCCGTATTCCGGCGGCCCGCCCCGACGTCGCCGTGCTGGACATCCGGTTGCCCGACGGCAGCGGCATCGACCTGTGCCGGGAACTGCTGGCCACCCAGGACCAACTCCGCTGCCTGATCCTGACCTCGTTCACCGACGAGCAAACCATGCTGGACGCCATCCTGGCCGGTGCCAGCGGATATGTGGTCAAGGACATCCGCGGGATGGAGCTGGCCCAGGCGATCAAGGCCGTCGGTTCGGGAAAGTCGTTGTTGGACAACCGTGCCGCCGCCGTGCTGATGTCGCGGCTGCGCCGCGACACCGAGCAGGACGAGCGGCTGCGGGACCTGTCGGCCACCGAACGCACCCTGCTGCAGCTCCTCGGCGAGGGCCTGACCAACCGGGAGATCGGGCAGCGAATGTTCTTGGCGGAGAAGACCGTCAAGAACTATGTGTCACGCCTGCTGACGAAGCTGGGGCTGAGCGGGCGTACCCAGGCCGCGTTGTTCGCCGCAGAGACGCTGGGCCGCAGCGGTGTTTGA
- a CDS encoding GAF domain-containing sensor histidine kinase, protein MFDIEVRDGLVDAMLAVSSGLELERKLHTIVHTAMGLVQARYGALGVIGTDPQPVLERFVFEGIDQPTAEKIGPLPTGHGMLGVLLNSPKVIRVEDLSKHPSSIGFPANHPPMRSFLGVPIRIREQVFGNLYLTEKADGAAFTEADELLVLALAGAAGIAIDNARLYQAANTQQLWIEATRDISTQLLAGQDPDAVHREITAKAMALTGSEYSFCMTPDESGELVVTDSTREDLLGRRVAKTGSTVGLAFSDCIAMSVNDFDDLGEACGSALVLPVCEPNTATGVLVCVAPAGRHFTEHELDMAGAYASQAGLALHLANAQRRMRELDVLTDRDRIARDLHDHVIQRLFAVGLSLQGALGANAEDGTRRVTGALDDLQEVVQEIRTAIFDLHGGSVTRLRQRIEQAVTRMTTDSPVRPAVHVSGPLSVVDAALADHAEAVVREAVSNVVRHAGARSVTVSVTVDDDLTISVTDDGVGISADITRSGLANLGARAHECGGQFTIAPQPGGGTRLVWSAPLP, encoded by the coding sequence GTGTTTGACATCGAGGTCCGCGACGGCCTGGTCGACGCGATGCTGGCCGTGTCGTCCGGGCTGGAACTGGAACGCAAGCTGCACACCATCGTGCACACCGCGATGGGGCTGGTGCAGGCCCGCTACGGTGCGCTGGGCGTGATCGGCACCGACCCCCAGCCGGTGCTGGAACGGTTCGTCTTCGAGGGGATCGACCAGCCGACCGCCGAGAAGATCGGTCCGCTGCCCACCGGTCACGGCATGTTGGGCGTGCTGCTCAACAGCCCGAAAGTCATTCGCGTCGAAGACCTTTCCAAACATCCGTCGTCCATCGGGTTCCCGGCCAACCATCCGCCGATGCGCAGCTTCCTCGGCGTGCCGATCCGGATCCGCGAGCAGGTGTTCGGCAACCTGTACCTGACCGAGAAGGCCGACGGTGCCGCATTCACCGAAGCCGACGAACTCCTGGTGCTGGCCCTGGCGGGTGCGGCCGGTATCGCCATCGACAACGCGCGGCTCTACCAGGCGGCCAACACCCAGCAACTGTGGATCGAGGCCACCCGCGACATCAGCACTCAATTACTGGCCGGCCAGGACCCCGATGCCGTGCACCGCGAGATCACCGCCAAGGCGATGGCGCTGACCGGTAGCGAGTACAGCTTCTGCATGACGCCCGACGAGTCCGGCGAGTTGGTGGTCACCGACTCGACCCGCGAGGACCTGCTGGGCCGGCGCGTCGCGAAGACCGGGTCCACCGTGGGGCTGGCGTTCTCCGACTGTATCGCCATGTCCGTCAACGACTTCGACGATCTCGGGGAGGCCTGCGGGTCAGCGCTCGTGCTGCCGGTGTGCGAACCGAACACCGCCACCGGGGTACTGGTGTGCGTGGCTCCGGCGGGCCGGCACTTCACCGAACACGAGCTGGACATGGCCGGGGCGTATGCCTCGCAGGCCGGCCTGGCGCTGCACCTAGCCAACGCCCAGCGCCGGATGCGCGAACTCGACGTGCTCACCGACCGTGACCGGATCGCCCGTGACCTGCACGACCACGTGATCCAGCGGCTGTTCGCCGTCGGCCTGTCCTTGCAGGGCGCGCTCGGCGCCAATGCCGAGGACGGCACCCGGCGGGTCACCGGGGCACTCGACGACCTGCAGGAGGTTGTCCAGGAGATCAGGACCGCGATCTTCGACCTGCACGGCGGGTCGGTGACCCGGTTGCGTCAGCGCATCGAGCAGGCCGTCACCAGGATGACCACCGACTCACCGGTGCGACCGGCCGTGCACGTCAGCGGACCGCTGTCGGTGGTCGACGCGGCACTGGCCGATCATGCCGAGGCGGTGGTCCGCGAGGCGGTCTCCAATGTGGTCCGTCATGCCGGCGCCCGGTCGGTGACCGTCTCGGTGACCGTCGACGACGACCTGACCATCAGCGTGACCGACGACGGCGTGGGCATCAGTGCCGACATCACCCGCAGCGGCCTGGCCAACCTGGGCGCCCGCGCCCACGAATGTGGCGGTCAGTTCACCATCGCCCCGCAGCCCGGCGGCGGAACCCGGCTGGTGTGGTCGGCGCCACTGCCTTAG
- a CDS encoding three-helix bundle dimerization domain-containing protein, with protein sequence MTGVERAEEQRQMAQVVQRLADEFPYVPEHVISETVDVAHSRFDGARIRDYVPLFVERYCRSEFGQHPVVEISA encoded by the coding sequence ATGACGGGCGTGGAACGTGCCGAAGAACAACGCCAGATGGCACAGGTGGTGCAGCGCCTCGCCGACGAGTTCCCCTACGTGCCCGAGCACGTGATCTCCGAGACCGTGGACGTCGCGCACAGCCGGTTCGACGGTGCCCGGATCCGGGACTATGTGCCGCTGTTCGTCGAGCGCTACTGCCGCTCCGAGTTCGGCCAACACCCCGTCGTCGAGATCTCGGCCTGA